A single window of Methanoregula sp. DNA harbors:
- a CDS encoding cation-translocating P-type ATPase yields the protein MPVLDISSVTGLSDQEAEERLRRGGYNELPSAKKRGFLHIVFEVVHEPMFLLLVAGGLLYFILGDVSEGMMLLSFVIVIIGITVWQERKTERALEALRNLSSPRALVIRNGVQKRVPGRDVVTGDSVILSEGDRVPADGILLISNNVSVDESLLTGESGPVRKIAGRTGVHAERPGGDDQPFVYSGTLVVLGQGLAQITATGAATEMGKIGTVLQTVERGETRLKMEIDRIVRTIALAGISLCAIIVIVYGLTRFNWLGGFLAGITLAMAILPEEFPVVLTIFLALGAWRISRRNVLTRQIPAIETLGSATVLCVDKTGTLTENRMSVAKLLAGGQTCGHDTTTSNTVPDSCHEVAEYAILACKKDPFDPMEKALLQLKDGDFGKTEHIHANWNLVQEYPLSTELLAMSNVWRSPSGNQYIIAAKGAPEAIADLCHLDAAALQELSESVNLMAADGLRVLGVAKASFSISGLPEEQHDFVFEFLGLAGFADPVRPQVADAVRECYTAGIRVIMITGDYPLTAQNIARQIGLADGARYITGPELDAMDDNELGKRINSVTVFARVVPEQKLRIVNALKENGEVVAMTGDGVNDAPALKSADIGIAMGGRGTDVAREASSLVLLDDNFTSIVSAVRLGRRIFDNLKKAMAYIFSIHVPIAGMSLIPVLFNMPLVLLPVHIVFLELIIDPACSVVFEAEKEERGVMDRPPRKKDEGLFTRRTLVLSLLQGFVVLAVVLAIYLIACARGLSEDEVRALTFTTIVVANLCLILTNRSWSETIMSSLRSYNKALLWVFSGALVCLLLVLYVPVLRELFGFGVLDPADLALCVWAGVASILWFELYKIRQRAAGDLRSP from the coding sequence ATGCCAGTTCTTGATATCAGTTCAGTTACCGGCCTCTCTGATCAGGAGGCTGAAGAGCGACTCCGTCGCGGGGGATATAATGAGCTGCCCTCTGCGAAAAAACGGGGTTTTCTCCATATTGTCTTTGAAGTGGTCCACGAGCCGATGTTCCTCCTCCTTGTCGCAGGCGGGCTTCTCTATTTTATTCTCGGCGACGTTTCCGAAGGGATGATGCTTTTAAGCTTCGTCATCGTCATCATCGGCATCACTGTCTGGCAGGAACGCAAGACCGAACGGGCTCTCGAGGCTCTCAGGAACCTCTCGAGCCCCCGGGCCCTCGTCATCCGGAACGGGGTGCAGAAACGGGTCCCCGGCCGGGATGTTGTGACCGGCGATTCGGTGATCCTCTCTGAGGGCGATCGTGTGCCGGCGGACGGGATATTGCTCATTTCCAACAATGTGTCGGTTGACGAATCCCTGCTGACGGGAGAATCGGGTCCGGTCAGGAAAATCGCAGGAAGAACGGGTGTCCATGCAGAGCGGCCGGGCGGGGATGACCAGCCCTTTGTATACTCCGGCACACTCGTCGTTTTGGGCCAGGGCCTTGCGCAGATTACCGCAACGGGTGCTGCCACCGAGATGGGGAAGATCGGCACCGTCCTCCAGACAGTCGAACGGGGCGAGACCCGGCTGAAGATGGAGATAGACCGGATTGTCAGGACGATTGCCCTTGCCGGGATCTCGCTGTGTGCGATCATTGTGATCGTGTACGGTCTTACCAGGTTCAACTGGCTCGGGGGATTTTTGGCCGGTATCACGCTTGCCATGGCGATCCTGCCCGAGGAGTTCCCGGTCGTGCTCACAATCTTTCTTGCCCTTGGAGCATGGCGGATCTCCCGGAGAAATGTACTCACCCGGCAGATCCCCGCTATCGAGACACTGGGTTCTGCTACTGTCCTTTGTGTTGACAAGACAGGCACCCTCACAGAGAACCGGATGTCTGTGGCGAAATTACTTGCCGGAGGGCAGACCTGCGGTCATGACACCACGACCTCGAATACTGTTCCGGACAGCTGCCATGAAGTTGCCGAATATGCCATCCTTGCCTGCAAGAAAGACCCGTTCGACCCGATGGAGAAGGCACTTCTCCAGCTCAAAGACGGGGATTTCGGAAAGACCGAGCATATCCATGCGAACTGGAACCTTGTACAGGAATACCCTCTCTCCACGGAGCTCCTTGCCATGTCCAATGTCTGGCGGTCGCCCAGTGGCAACCAGTACATCATCGCTGCAAAAGGAGCACCTGAAGCGATTGCGGATCTCTGTCATCTCGATGCAGCTGCCTTACAGGAACTTTCGGAATCCGTCAACCTGATGGCTGCTGACGGGCTCCGAGTTCTTGGTGTTGCAAAGGCATCGTTCTCGATCTCCGGCCTTCCTGAAGAACAGCACGATTTTGTCTTTGAATTCCTTGGCCTTGCCGGTTTTGCCGACCCGGTCCGCCCGCAGGTCGCTGATGCGGTCAGGGAATGCTATACAGCAGGTATCCGGGTCATCATGATCACCGGGGACTACCCGCTGACTGCACAGAACATCGCCCGGCAGATCGGGCTTGCAGACGGTGCCCGGTACATCACCGGTCCCGAACTGGATGCAATGGATGACAATGAACTGGGAAAGCGGATCAATTCCGTTACGGTCTTTGCCCGGGTCGTTCCCGAGCAGAAACTCCGGATTGTCAATGCCTTAAAGGAGAACGGGGAGGTCGTTGCGATGACCGGCGACGGCGTGAATGATGCGCCGGCACTGAAATCCGCAGACATCGGCATTGCCATGGGCGGCAGGGGGACCGATGTTGCCCGCGAGGCCTCATCTCTTGTCCTGCTGGATGACAATTTCACATCTATTGTTTCAGCAGTCCGGCTGGGCCGGCGGATCTTTGACAACTTAAAAAAAGCGATGGCCTACATATTCTCCATCCATGTTCCCATTGCCGGAATGTCGCTTATCCCCGTCCTCTTTAACATGCCGCTTGTACTCCTTCCGGTCCATATCGTGTTCCTTGAGCTGATCATCGACCCGGCCTGCTCGGTTGTTTTTGAGGCCGAGAAAGAAGAGCGGGGCGTCATGGACCGCCCGCCCCGGAAAAAGGACGAGGGGCTCTTTACCCGGCGCACGCTTGTGCTCAGCCTCCTGCAGGGATTTGTCGTGCTCGCTGTCGTGCTCGCCATTTATCTCATCGCATGTGCACGTGGCCTTTCAGAGGACGAGGTCCGGGCCCTGACCTTCACGACCATCGTTGTTGCCAACCTCTGCCTGATCCTCACCAACCGCTCATGGTCGGAGACAATCATGTCTTCGCTGCGCTCGTACAACAAGGCGCTTTTATGGGTCTTTTCCGGGGCTCTTGTCTGCCTCTTGCTCGTGCTGTACGTTCCGGTACTCCGGGAACTCTTCGGGTTTGGCGTTCTCGATCCCGCCGACCTGGCGCTCTGTGTCTGGGCAGGAGTGGCAAGCATCCTGTGGTTCGAGCTTTACAAAATCCGGCAGCGGGCTGCGGGCGATTTGAGATCACCCTGA
- a CDS encoding YkgJ family cysteine cluster protein — translation MPLTDGQDCLQCGKCCEKWGWGQKGIVEDIRPWIENGRTDILRHVLVRLRDGSRCTGTAIGLNDLPQVTRIDYWVDGHGRKMRHCPFFFRADDGKVWCRIHGAKPKVCTSFTPWNEPVRDYALNCPACRDTAP, via the coding sequence TTGCCCCTGACAGACGGACAGGACTGCCTCCAGTGCGGGAAGTGCTGTGAGAAATGGGGCTGGGGCCAGAAGGGAATTGTCGAGGATATCCGGCCATGGATAGAAAACGGCCGCACCGATATCCTCCGGCATGTCCTCGTGCGGCTCCGGGATGGATCGCGCTGCACCGGGACAGCGATTGGTCTCAATGACCTGCCGCAGGTCACACGGATCGATTACTGGGTGGACGGGCACGGAAGGAAAATGCGACACTGCCCGTTCTTCTTCCGGGCAGATGACGGAAAGGTATGGTGCAGGATTCATGGCGCCAAACCGAAAGTGTGCACCAGTTTCACACCCTGGAACGAGCCCGTCCGTGACTATGCCCTGAACTGTCCCGCATGCCGGGACACAGCGCCGTGA
- a CDS encoding sulfite exporter TauE/SafE family protein produces MLTGTELALAGFAAFAAGIINALAGGGTLVSFPALIAIGIPEVAANITNTVALCPGYLGGSLAQRKDLAGQGRRLRLFLPAGILGGIAGGVLLLVTGAQVFRALVPFLILLASFLLAVRNRLRDWISNSWDRHLPGDDGAAKALVPVSLTAVYGGYFGAGQSVIILSVLGLFISDNLTRLNALKQCITLASNVAAAVFFLFSGMIIWPVAAVMAAGALAGGAAGGRFAGYINPELLRWTVAGIGLVAGTVLLVRL; encoded by the coding sequence ATGCTGACAGGAACGGAACTCGCGCTCGCCGGGTTCGCTGCATTCGCGGCAGGGATCATCAACGCCCTTGCCGGGGGCGGTACACTGGTCTCTTTTCCCGCCCTTATCGCGATCGGGATACCCGAGGTTGCTGCAAATATCACCAATACCGTGGCACTCTGCCCGGGCTACCTCGGGGGTTCGCTTGCCCAGAGAAAAGACCTTGCAGGGCAGGGCAGGCGCCTCCGGCTTTTCCTCCCGGCCGGTATCCTCGGCGGGATTGCCGGGGGCGTCCTCCTGCTTGTAACCGGCGCCCAGGTATTCCGGGCCCTTGTCCCGTTTTTGATCCTGCTCGCCTCGTTTTTGCTGGCAGTCCGGAACCGGCTACGGGACTGGATTAGTAACAGCTGGGACCGGCACCTGCCCGGTGATGACGGGGCTGCAAAGGCGCTGGTGCCGGTCAGCCTGACAGCAGTCTATGGCGGGTACTTTGGTGCGGGGCAGAGCGTCATCATCCTGTCCGTGCTCGGGCTTTTTATTTCCGATAACCTGACCCGGCTAAATGCACTCAAGCAATGCATCACACTTGCGTCCAATGTCGCCGCAGCTGTCTTCTTCCTCTTCTCGGGAATGATCATCTGGCCGGTTGCCGCGGTGATGGCTGCAGGAGCCCTTGCAGGGGGAGCTGCCGGCGGCCGGTTTGCAGGATACATCAATCCCGAACTGCTGCGGTGGACGGTTGCCGGGATCGGACTTGTTGCAGGGACTGTCCTTCTGGTGCGGCTGTAA
- a CDS encoding HAMP domain-containing sensor histidine kinase produces the protein MGELGRRFSCMPVVQKWSEGPAARALFAAVLLAAIMLPYWWLAVQWSGQVLQSPDVQFTFSATTFLLVLIIADSAFLVRYYQLVRKRELLEKTVELRRSEDALRTANKKLNLLSGITRHDIRNQLMALKAYLQLSEDAVDKPAELAEFFAKEQKIADTIERQISFTKDYEDMGVKSPLWQNVSEIISTASKDQLPGNIRIDVKRQDLEVFADPLLVKVFYNLIENALRYGGDNLTTISLDAQEQEDGSLLMIFEDDGVGISPEDRAGLFSKGHGKHSGLGLFLSREILAITGITINENGTFGKGARFEIVIPRGNFRVIKKIQ, from the coding sequence ATGGGAGAGCTCGGGCGGAGGTTTTCCTGCATGCCTGTCGTACAGAAATGGTCAGAAGGACCGGCGGCACGGGCGCTTTTTGCTGCCGTACTGCTTGCTGCGATCATGCTCCCGTACTGGTGGCTTGCAGTCCAGTGGTCCGGGCAGGTCCTGCAATCGCCTGATGTGCAGTTCACATTTTCTGCCACGACATTTCTCCTTGTGCTGATCATCGCTGACAGTGCATTTCTGGTCCGGTATTACCAGCTTGTAAGGAAACGCGAACTGCTGGAAAAAACCGTGGAACTCCGGCGCAGCGAGGATGCGCTCCGGACAGCAAATAAAAAACTCAATCTGCTCTCGGGGATCACCCGGCACGATATCAGGAACCAGCTCATGGCACTCAAAGCGTATCTGCAGTTGAGTGAAGACGCTGTCGATAAGCCGGCAGAGCTTGCGGAATTTTTTGCAAAAGAGCAGAAGATCGCTGATACTATCGAACGCCAGATCAGTTTCACAAAGGACTACGAGGATATGGGGGTAAAATCCCCGTTATGGCAGAATGTTTCTGAGATCATAAGCACCGCCTCAAAGGACCAGCTGCCGGGGAATATCCGCATCGACGTAAAACGGCAGGACCTTGAGGTCTTTGCCGATCCCCTGCTGGTAAAGGTATTCTACAATCTCATTGAAAATGCCCTCAGGTATGGAGGTGATAATCTGACAACCATCAGCCTGGATGCACAGGAACAGGAGGACGGTTCACTTCTCATGATCTTTGAGGACGATGGTGTTGGCATCAGCCCTGAAGACCGGGCCGGGCTCTTTTCCAAAGGCCACGGGAAACACTCCGGCCTTGGTTTATTCCTCAGCAGGGAGATCCTCGCCATCACCGGGATCACGATCAATGAAAACGGGACTTTTGGAAAGGGCGCCCGGTTTGAGATCGTAATCCCCCGTGGCAATTTCCGGGTTATTAAAAAAATTCAATAA
- a CDS encoding MFS transporter → MNNSAGNGSSAGDSLLIVSISLAIFMSSLDGTIVNIALPAISESFGISSSTVSWVATAYLLVMAGCVLIFGKVSDMIGFRKIFLWGFVIFTVGSFACGLLPDLFHSFLMLVGSRAFQAIGGAMMTAIAPAMVTAYIPMEKKGKAMGIIMTVAALGMAIGPTIGGALTQFLSWHWIFFINVPVGIVAVLLGAKVIPAPGSSQRIAGFDSTGAALIFTGLAALLFSVSEGDAFGWTSPCIVGGFVIAVLTLGGFVRHELKTEDPLLELRLFSNKNFLVTNLIMALIFFSFAGVNYLLPFYLKYVQGYDTSTTGLILTALSFAMMAGGICAGMLYNKTGGRPLCIAAGIILAAGYYMMIHLRVNTTTEFVILSLIVIGLGLGLLVTPIANMIMNSVSKKYQGMVSSLTSLERFAPMTLGIAISNLIFVQGMAVIAAHRGITQSTPQAIQLKVLTAGFDLAFLWTFIFGIVILALACIARQEIHPDYLSGDDSGDTMTGMI, encoded by the coding sequence ATGAACAATTCTGCCGGTAATGGTTCTTCTGCCGGGGATAGTCTGCTGATCGTCTCCATCTCCCTTGCTATTTTTATGTCCTCGCTTGACGGCACGATTGTCAATATCGCGCTGCCCGCCATCTCAGAGTCGTTTGGTATCTCTTCCAGTACCGTGAGCTGGGTTGCCACAGCCTACCTGCTGGTGATGGCAGGCTGCGTGCTGATTTTCGGGAAAGTGTCGGACATGATCGGGTTCAGGAAGATTTTCCTTTGGGGTTTTGTCATTTTTACTGTCGGATCCTTTGCCTGTGGTCTCCTGCCGGACCTATTCCATTCGTTTCTTATGCTTGTCGGTTCACGGGCATTCCAGGCAATCGGCGGAGCGATGATGACCGCAATTGCTCCCGCCATGGTCACCGCATACATCCCGATGGAAAAAAAAGGGAAAGCCATGGGCATCATCATGACCGTTGCCGCACTGGGGATGGCAATCGGCCCGACTATCGGCGGTGCGCTGACACAGTTTCTCTCATGGCACTGGATATTTTTCATCAATGTCCCCGTAGGAATTGTTGCCGTGCTCCTTGGTGCAAAGGTCATACCGGCACCGGGGAGCAGCCAGAGGATCGCCGGCTTTGACAGTACCGGTGCGGCACTGATATTCACCGGGCTTGCAGCCCTGCTTTTCTCTGTGTCAGAAGGTGACGCATTCGGCTGGACATCTCCCTGTATTGTCGGAGGGTTTGTGATCGCCGTCTTAACGCTCGGGGGGTTTGTCCGCCATGAACTCAAAACGGAAGACCCCCTGCTTGAATTGCGGCTCTTTTCTAACAAAAATTTCCTTGTGACAAACCTGATCATGGCGCTGATCTTTTTTAGCTTTGCAGGGGTCAACTACCTGCTCCCGTTTTACTTAAAATATGTGCAGGGGTATGACACGTCCACCACAGGGCTGATCCTGACAGCCCTGTCGTTTGCCATGATGGCTGGCGGCATCTGTGCCGGCATGCTCTATAACAAAACAGGGGGAAGGCCCCTCTGCATTGCCGCCGGGATCATCCTGGCCGCCGGATATTACATGATGATACACCTGCGCGTGAACACAACAACGGAATTTGTGATCCTGAGCCTGATTGTGATCGGCCTTGGTCTTGGCCTCCTTGTGACACCCATAGCCAATATGATCATGAACTCTGTTTCAAAAAAGTACCAGGGAATGGTCTCCAGCCTCACGAGCCTTGAGCGTTTTGCACCAATGACTCTGGGGATCGCCATATCAAACCTGATCTTTGTGCAGGGCATGGCAGTGATTGCAGCCCACCGGGGCATTACCCAGAGCACACCCCAGGCGATCCAATTGAAGGTGCTGACTGCCGGTTTTGACCTTGCATTTCTCTGGACATTTATCTTCGGGATCGTGATCCTCGCGCTGGCATGTATCGCACGGCAGGAAATCCATCCCGATTACCTCTCCGGGGATGATTCGGGCGACACGATGACGGGGATGATCTGA
- a CDS encoding cysteine hydrolase → MKRPALLIIDMQNDFVCDNAPLRVAQATSVIPAIREVLELFRAKNLPVFHILRVHRRDGSDVEIIRQELFKVQPFAVEGTYGAAVIDELAPAPGEYVIHKTRMSAFIGTELDLMLRTLGITDLIVTGIQTPNCIRTTVFDAIAYNFRVTLVKDAVGARNDQIHNANLEDMANIGVRIVKAKDLASVL, encoded by the coding sequence ATGAAACGACCTGCCCTTCTCATCATCGATATGCAGAATGATTTTGTGTGTGACAATGCGCCGCTCAGAGTTGCGCAGGCAACATCTGTCATACCGGCAATCCGGGAAGTACTCGAATTGTTCCGGGCAAAAAACCTCCCCGTCTTCCATATCCTGCGGGTCCACCGCAGGGACGGTTCTGATGTCGAGATCATACGGCAGGAACTTTTTAAGGTCCAGCCCTTTGCCGTTGAAGGGACATATGGTGCAGCGGTAATCGATGAACTGGCTCCTGCCCCGGGTGAGTATGTCATCCATAAGACACGGATGAGTGCGTTTATCGGGACGGAACTCGACCTCATGCTCCGGACCCTCGGCATCACGGACCTCATCGTGACCGGCATCCAGACCCCAAACTGCATCCGGACCACCGTGTTCGATGCGATCGCATATAATTTCCGGGTGACTCTGGTAAAAGATGCAGTCGGCGCAAGAAATGACCAGATCCATAATGCCAATCTGGAGGACATGGCAAACATCGGGGTCAGGATTGTGAAAGCAAAGGACCTTGCATCCGTCCTCTGA